One genomic region from Candidatus Nomurabacteria bacterium encodes:
- a CDS encoding Fic family protein yields the protein MTYQQKLQSITKATGWTQEKLAQELDISFPTLNTWINNKSQPRRQARARIDFLFTQILGSDAVDSTSLKNVKENASSLTIKPRDLINNKNSLDRLILHLTYHTNTIEGSTMTISDVEDVLFDHKVLSNRTAIEQTEARNHQAALLWLLDTIVEQGNEFKINEKLILDLHVRLMNGLMSNAGQYRRHSVRILGSHVALSNWQKIPEQIDEFIKNCHKTSKDIVSKLAESHAIFEKIHPFSDGNGRTGRLLMLAQALHHGTYPPLVQRERKRAYYKYLQLAQTKQNYQQLELFIAESMQYCEKVIYNKKV from the coding sequence ATGACATATCAACAAAAGCTACAATCAATAACCAAGGCTACAGGATGGACCCAAGAAAAACTAGCTCAAGAACTAGACATTTCTTTCCCAACTCTAAACACCTGGATTAATAACAAGTCACAGCCCCGTAGACAAGCACGGGCGAGGATTGACTTTCTATTTACTCAAATATTGGGTTCTGACGCCGTTGATAGCACTAGTCTAAAAAACGTAAAAGAAAATGCTAGTTCACTGACAATTAAGCCTAGAGACTTGATTAACAATAAAAATTCTCTCGACAGACTAATTCTTCACCTGACGTACCATACAAATACAATTGAAGGTAGTACTATGACGATATCAGATGTTGAAGACGTTTTGTTTGATCATAAGGTGTTATCAAATAGAACAGCTATTGAGCAGACCGAAGCTCGTAATCACCAAGCAGCATTGCTATGGTTACTAGATACTATCGTTGAGCAAGGTAATGAATTCAAAATTAACGAAAAGCTTATACTAGATCTACACGTTCGTCTTATGAATGGGCTCATGAGTAATGCTGGTCAATATCGTCGTCATTCAGTTCGCATACTCGGTAGCCACGTTGCATTAAGTAATTGGCAAAAAATTCCAGAGCAAATAGATGAGTTTATTAAGAATTGTCATAAGACATCAAAAGATATAGTGAGTAAGCTTGCCGAATCTCATGCTATATTTGAAAAGATACACCCATTTAGTGATGGCAATGGACGCACTGGTAGATTACTTATGTTGGCGCAAGCACTCCACCACGGTACTTATCCTCCTCTGGTGCAGCGAGAACGAAAACGAGCCTATTATAAATATTTACAACTAGCTCAAACCAAACAGAACTATCAGCAATTAGAGTTGTTTATTGCAGAATCTATGCAGTACTGTGAAAAAGTTATTTATAATAAAAAAGTTTGA
- a CDS encoding recombinase family protein, which produces MQAYILARVSTKEQEDTNSLPSQLRRMQEYSARNDFEIIETFKFAESSTKQDRKQFQQMIKQIEKSKQKIAIITDTVDRMQRDFKESVLLDDLRKRDKIIIHFIRENLILHQNSNSSELMRWDMAVMFAKSYVTQLSDNVKRSFEQKVKNGEWLSKAPYGYRNVRTEDDKSWIEQDSSQALIVLEMYRWYATGSYSMIEIRKKLKQEHNVKMGISLIAKILNNPFYYGEMIIKGKLYPHKYEPIISKDLFEKVEAVIKGFNKKSFKYAGIPFLYRGLIRCAVCGCSVSPERKKGFHYYHCTEFKGKHKTPYVREETISDQVVKAFEAIVLSEDDYKKVSEMLKKAHQDKVGYKSRRVNRLNIELSRYIQRLEKLYEDHLDGVVDDTFYERKASEYRGMRDSIKSKLDAIDKADDAFYLTVDRMLKLTQKAPSLLLRSEMEYSRRLFNFVLQNATLEQSLLRWEYKKPFDILARTAKNANWLGRKYVNQTFGGDEEFDEIDIQQIKYIISHKDDSDCYI; this is translated from the coding sequence ATGCAAGCCTACATACTTGCCCGTGTATCAACTAAAGAGCAGGAAGACACTAATTCACTGCCATCACAACTTCGTCGTATGCAGGAGTATTCTGCACGAAACGATTTTGAAATAATCGAGACGTTCAAGTTTGCTGAATCGTCCACGAAACAAGATCGTAAGCAATTCCAGCAAATGATCAAGCAGATTGAAAAGTCTAAGCAAAAGATTGCTATCATCACCGACACAGTAGACCGCATGCAACGAGATTTCAAAGAGTCAGTGCTACTGGATGATCTACGAAAACGGGATAAAATAATCATACATTTTATTCGTGAGAATTTAATACTTCACCAAAATTCAAACAGCTCAGAACTTATGCGTTGGGATATGGCTGTGATGTTTGCGAAGAGTTACGTAACTCAACTTAGTGACAACGTGAAGCGAAGTTTTGAACAAAAGGTTAAGAACGGTGAATGGCTTAGCAAAGCTCCTTATGGCTACCGAAACGTGCGAACCGAGGATGATAAAAGCTGGATTGAGCAAGATTCCAGTCAGGCATTAATTGTTCTTGAAATGTATCGTTGGTATGCAACCGGATCTTATTCAATGATTGAAATTCGTAAGAAACTTAAACAAGAGCACAACGTAAAAATGGGCATCAGTCTCATCGCTAAGATACTCAATAACCCTTTCTATTACGGCGAAATGATAATAAAAGGTAAGCTGTATCCTCACAAGTACGAGCCGATAATTTCTAAGGATCTGTTCGAAAAGGTTGAAGCAGTCATTAAAGGCTTCAACAAAAAAAGCTTTAAGTACGCTGGCATTCCGTTCTTATACAGAGGCCTTATTCGCTGTGCAGTTTGTGGCTGCAGTGTCTCGCCTGAGCGAAAGAAAGGATTCCACTATTATCATTGCACTGAATTTAAGGGCAAGCACAAGACGCCCTATGTCCGTGAAGAAACTATCTCCGACCAAGTAGTCAAAGCGTTTGAAGCTATCGTCTTATCTGAGGATGATTACAAGAAAGTGAGCGAAATGCTGAAGAAAGCACACCAAGATAAAGTAGGCTATAAATCACGACGTGTAAATCGTTTGAACATCGAGCTATCACGCTACATACAGCGACTAGAAAAGCTCTATGAAGATCACCTTGATGGCGTGGTTGACGATACGTTCTACGAGCGAAAGGCATCAGAGTATCGTGGTATGCGAGACAGCATCAAATCAAAACTAGACGCAATCGACAAAGCAGACGACGCTTTTTACCTAACAGTTGATAGAATGCTCAAACTTACGCAAAAAGCTCCCTCACTACTGTTACGTTCGGAAATGGAGTATTCAAGACGGCTTTTTAACTTTGTACTTCAGAACGCTACGCTTGAACAAAGTTTACTTCGGTGGGAATACAAAAAGCCGTTCGATATTCTGGCTCGAACGGCTAAAAATGCAAACTGGCTGGGGAGGAAGTACGTTAATCAAACTTTTGGTGGTGATGAAGAGTTTGATGAAATAGATATCCAACAAATCAAATATATTATAAGCCACAAGGACGATAGTGATTGTTATATTTAA
- a CDS encoding winged helix-turn-helix transcriptional regulator produces MNGNSDKSTQVFEKIWGKTVLSGGFTQLPNDLLRGANQLKLSTYDLAVLEHIMSVGTGYASAKAIADAQGISIGTVRKSFKHLRRIGYVRFIYKTGEANRFDLQGLVTAVRQVASDRQRAVYEEHKGVVVSDDTPTRETSTNKDSLNTNEDTKDGDGYKSFLKAKERLKQKKGKPP; encoded by the coding sequence ATGAACGGTAACAGTGATAAATCAACACAGGTTTTTGAAAAGATATGGGGTAAGACAGTATTGAGTGGAGGTTTTACTCAATTACCTAACGATCTTTTGCGTGGAGCTAATCAATTAAAGCTAAGTACTTATGACCTTGCTGTACTTGAGCATATTATGAGTGTCGGTACTGGGTATGCATCCGCTAAGGCTATTGCAGACGCACAAGGCATATCAATCGGAACTGTAAGAAAATCATTCAAGCATTTGAGGCGAATAGGCTACGTAAGGTTCATTTACAAGACTGGCGAAGCCAATAGATTTGACCTTCAAGGCTTAGTCACTGCTGTTCGTCAAGTTGCTTCAGACAGACAGAGGGCTGTATACGAGGAGCATAAGGGTGTGGTCGTTTCAGATGACACCCCTACACGAGAAACTAGCACCAATAAAGACTCATTAAATACTAATGAAGATACAAAAGACGGGGATGGATATAAAAGCTTCCTAAAGGCAAAGGAAAGGCTAAAGCAGAAGAAAGGCAAACCACCATAA
- a CDS encoding septation protein SpoVG family protein, with translation MKKVSEVTVVPVKPKFGLIAFASFVLFESFYVTGVAVYTRPMGGIRLVYPRRKNVDTCYPILKDLGQEIQDAVADYIQRYELMT, from the coding sequence GTGAAAAAGGTCAGTGAAGTTACGGTTGTACCCGTCAAACCAAAGTTTGGACTAATAGCGTTTGCTAGTTTCGTGTTGTTTGAGAGCTTCTACGTTACTGGCGTGGCGGTGTATACACGCCCTATGGGAGGAATACGCCTTGTCTATCCACGCAGAAAGAATGTTGATACGTGTTACCCGATACTCAAGGATCTAGGACAAGAAATACAGGATGCGGTAGCTGATTATATTCAGAGATACGAATTGATGACATAG
- a CDS encoding DUF805 domain-containing protein, with translation MDRKSYLISMLFVFPLFIISTALGRAYVYAPYETEQGFASMARIVALTLMVVVVVWSIRRLHDIGRSGWFSLLLIPPATLFFVIYALVAPAKNENNKWGDETTQVRVFGIKAKGVFRITSIVLTALLTSFISIVFYSVLIGI, from the coding sequence ATGGATCGCAAGTCATACCTAATTAGTATGCTGTTTGTATTCCCATTATTTATTATCAGTACGGCACTTGGTCGGGCGTACGTTTATGCACCTTATGAAACTGAGCAAGGTTTTGCATCAATGGCAAGGATTGTGGCTCTTACGCTAATGGTTGTTGTGGTTGTCTGGAGCATCCGCAGACTGCACGATATTGGACGATCAGGCTGGTTTTCGCTACTGCTGATACCACCAGCGACTTTGTTCTTTGTAATTTACGCTCTCGTCGCTCCTGCTAAAAACGAAAACAACAAATGGGGCGATGAAACTACTCAAGTTAGAGTGTTTGGCATTAAGGCAAAAGGCGTTTTTAGAATTACGAGTATTGTTTTGACTGCTCTACTCACTTCGTTTATTTCGATTGTTTTTTATAGCGTACTGATTGGCATTTAG